The Pigmentiphaga aceris DNA segment CGCTACATCCACGCCGAACAATTCGTGTCCGACGTGGTGAAGGCCTACCAGCGCAAGGCATTCGACGAGTTCAAGCGCTACTACCACTCGCTCGATCTGCTGCTGATCGATGATATTCAGTTCTTCTCGGGCAAGAACCGCACGCAGGAAGAGTTCTTCTACGCGTTCGAGGCGCTGGTGGCGCTGCGCAAGCAGATCATCATCACCAGCGATACCTACCCGAAGGAATTGTCGGGCATCGAAGATCGGCTGCTGTCGCGCTTCGACTCCGGCCTGACGGTGGCCATCGAGCCGCCCGAACTGGAAATGCGCGTGGCCATTCTGATCAAGAAGGCCGAGAGCGAGGGCGTACCCCTGCCCGAAGAAGTCGCGTTCTTCATCGCCAAACATTTGCGCAGCAACGTGCGTGAACTGGAAGGCGCGCTGCGCAAGGTGCTGGCCTATGCCAAGTTCCACGGCAAGGACATCGCCGTGGACGTGTGCAAGGACGCGCTGAAAGATTTGCTGTCGGTGTCGAACGGCCAGATCACGGTCGAGAACATCCAGAAGACCGTGGCCGATTTCTACAAGATCAAGGTCGCGGACATGTACTCGAAACGCCGCCCGGCCAATATTGCATTGCCGCGCCAGATTGCGATGTACCTGGCGAAGGAACTGACGCAGAAAAGCCTGCCGGAAATCGGCGAGCTGTTCGGCGGTCGGGACCACACCACCGTGCTGCATGCGGTGCGAAAGATTTCGGAAGCGCGTACCAAGCAGGCAGAGTTGAATCACTCTCTGCACGTGCTGGAACAGACGCTCAAGGGCTGACGGCTGGCCCTTGTCGCCGATGTTGCGACGGAAGTTTCCGGTTTTCCATTAACACCAACCCAGAGAAGGATTGGATATGCAATTGGTCAAAGCCTCGCGGGACGCGCTGCTGAAACCGCTCGCCACCGTCTCGGGCATCGTAGAGCGCCGCCACACGCTGCCCATCCTGGCGAACATCCTGGTCCGCAAGACAGGCAACCGCGTGTC contains these protein-coding regions:
- the dnaA gene encoding chromosomal replication initiator protein DnaA, which produces MEDFWQACAQTLESELTPQQYSAWIRPLVPLAFDEAESVLRVAAPNRFKLDWVRNNFSGRIESIAADFYERPVQVRFELAAVRQSPGGVGAPPPRAPSASAGQAAPQHSPARATGPFDGNYAGSGQSRNTPAFNPGMQEVLAPPRQAAGQPPARVSDLNEATGIYERSRLNAELTFDNFVTGKANQLARAAALQVAENPGISYNPFFLYGGVGLGKTHLIHAIGNAMVARKEGARVRYIHAEQFVSDVVKAYQRKAFDEFKRYYHSLDLLLIDDIQFFSGKNRTQEEFFYAFEALVALRKQIIITSDTYPKELSGIEDRLLSRFDSGLTVAIEPPELEMRVAILIKKAESEGVPLPEEVAFFIAKHLRSNVRELEGALRKVLAYAKFHGKDIAVDVCKDALKDLLSVSNGQITVENIQKTVADFYKIKVADMYSKRRPANIALPRQIAMYLAKELTQKSLPEIGELFGGRDHTTVLHAVRKISEARTKQAELNHSLHVLEQTLKG